The Cytophagia bacterium CHB2 nucleotide sequence CAAAAAAATTGGGTAAGTCAAGCGATGTTTTTTCACGAAAGCCTTGACCTTTTTCTCGCCCTGTTCGTCGATCGCAACGCCCAGCACCGAGAAGTTTCTTGTTGAAAATTGGTTATGCAATTTTTGTAAACTCGGCATGGTATGCACGCAGGGCTTGCACCAGGTTGCCCAGAAATCGAGCAGAACGATTTTGCCCTTGTAGTTTTCCAACGCGACGGTTTCGCCATTCAAACTCGTCACGCTGAAATTCGGTGCGGGCCGGGGAAATTCCGGCAGGACATAAGAAGCCGGTTCCTGCTCAAAGAGGTTTTTGCATTTTTTAGCGCAGAAATAATATTTTTGGCCTTGATAATCGGCGGTCGCAACGACTTTTTCCGGCTCGTTTGTGCCTTCGAGCACGCGGCAAACAGCGCAAATGGCTTTCTCGGGCGTTTGCGCGAAGGCTATAAATGCTGAAGTGATGAAAATTGTTATGAATAACTTTAACCGCTGTGTGTGCCTGGCTGTTCTTTGCATGATATTTTCTCATTGGTTTTCTGCCATGATTGCCAAGTTAGACATCAAGATCGGCAATGTTTTGCAGCAATAATCAATAAAAGTTTGAGCGCACGCGATCATTTTCAGTTGCTCTGCAATGCGACCCGTTAGCGCCCGCGTGCGTGTCGCGCCATGCTCGCCCCGACAAAACAGAAAACCCACGTCCCGCAGCGGTTGATGTTCGCGGCGGAAGTGGGTTTGATCTTTGATGAATTTCAAGGTTGATATGCCATTCAATCAACCTGTTGAGGGCTTTGTTTACTTGGCCGCGGCTACCGGATAGGTAAAGTCGGCCTTGGCGGCGGCGCCTGCTGCCACCGTAACTTTCGCCGTTTGGGTGCCGAGCTTTTCTTGCCAGAATTCAACGGTATAAGAGCCGGGCGGAACGTCCGGAATCGTGAAGTTGCCGTTGGCATCCGTCACGGCATAATAGGGATGATCCACCACCACGAGCTTCGCGCTCATCCAGCCATGCACATCACACTTGAGCGTCACGAGTTCAGGCAGATCATACGTGACTTTCATCTCTTTCAAGAATTTCGGTTGTGATTTGTTGAATTCTTTGTTCTTCGTGCTGTAGCTGTGAACATTGTGCAAAATGCCGTCCGGATTGAGAATCTTGATCGGCGTTTTCACCGGCGCGATGGAGACATGCGGGCTGTACATGCAGCCTTTCTGATCGATGGCGAAATCCGCGCCCAGCGCCGTTAAGGGTTTGCCGCCCGTAACGCCTTTAATCGATACCACCACGTCTTTGATGCCGCCGCTTGCGCCGACCACCAGGCTTTCATCAATATGTTCTTGTTTGCCGCAGACTTCCGTGTCTTTTGTGACCGGCAACTTGGCTTTGGCGGGCGCTTTGCCGGCATATTTTATTGTTCCCGTCACGGAACCGCCGGCGGGAACCGTCATCGTGGTTTCTGAATTGTTCGGCGTGACGTCATTCTTTTCGCTGCGCACGAACGCCAGGCCCAAAACGGCTACGGCTGCCAC carries:
- a CDS encoding redoxin domain-containing protein, with protein sequence MQRTARHTQRLKLFITIFITSAFIAFAQTPEKAICAVCRVLEGTNEPEKVVATADYQGQKYYFCAKKCKNLFEQEPASYVLPEFPRPAPNFSVTSLNGETVALENYKGKIVLLDFWATWCKPCVHTMPSLQKLHNQFSTRNFSVLGVAIDEQGEKKVKAFVKKHRLTYPIFLDAKTSPAWETYKVKVIPAMFLIDASGQIVQQWTGEPDFKEVEQMVEKLISKTKEP